In Streptomyces sp. NBC_00306, a single genomic region encodes these proteins:
- a CDS encoding DEAD/DEAH box helicase: protein MAVSAGSVPGGRRAREVLGGGAALHRAALGVLADHRRAVEAVRAALAPLHDELAGRELAAIPVARLKDVTEGRLRLGVIEAAGYRFVGDVLAADRYRLRQIPGVGQQTADQALAAARQIAEAVGETVAVRIDVDNPEPRTSALVVALHRLVEAGPDARRAVDAAEALDRRLGPLLVEAAPAGGRLRMWIAGQERRERVHAAVAEILAVTEEAGSHDVPVLLGQASVDLLRAPADDVEAWVDFELRSAEYYSLLAEIAGRGPDLAAAEGFLPGEVAERVRAQPLDDTLRRVSLRGYQSFGARFVLAQRRVVLGDEMGLGKTIQAIAALAHLAATGQSHFMVVCPASVLINWTREVSARSALRAIPLHGPDRQEAFAEWKDGGGVAVTTYDALRGFPVPGAGELGMLVVDEAHYVKNPEARRSRTVAEWAAQCERVLFLTGTPMENRVAEFRSLVRHLQPELAPEIGGVEGAVGSRAFRRAVAPCYLRRNQEDVLTELPSLLHTDEWEELSAADLDAYAEAVDAGNFMAMRRAAYVHAEKSAKLQRLRELVAEAADNGLKVLVFSYFRDVLETVGKALGPQAYGPISGSVAPGRRQNIVDEFSAVAGHAVLLAQIEAGGVGLNLQAASVVIICEPQIKPTIEHQAVARAHRMGQVRAVQVHRLLATSGVDKRMLEILENKSRLFDAYARRSDVAEATPDAIDISDGSLARQIVEEEQRRLAARG from the coding sequence ATGGCAGTGAGTGCGGGGTCCGTACCGGGTGGGCGGCGGGCGCGGGAGGTGCTCGGCGGTGGGGCCGCGCTGCATCGGGCCGCGCTAGGGGTCCTCGCGGATCATCGGCGGGCCGTCGAGGCCGTCCGGGCCGCCCTCGCTCCGTTGCACGACGAACTGGCCGGCCGCGAGCTCGCGGCGATACCCGTCGCGCGGCTCAAGGACGTCACCGAGGGGCGGCTGAGGCTCGGCGTCATCGAGGCGGCCGGGTACCGCTTCGTGGGGGACGTGCTGGCCGCCGACCGGTACCGGCTGCGGCAGATCCCCGGGGTCGGGCAGCAGACGGCCGATCAGGCGCTCGCCGCCGCCCGGCAGATCGCCGAGGCCGTCGGGGAGACCGTCGCCGTCCGTATCGATGTCGACAACCCCGAGCCCCGCACCTCCGCGCTCGTCGTCGCCCTGCACCGGCTCGTCGAGGCCGGCCCCGATGCGCGCCGGGCCGTCGACGCCGCCGAGGCGCTGGACCGACGGCTCGGGCCGCTGCTCGTGGAGGCCGCGCCGGCCGGTGGGCGGCTGCGGATGTGGATCGCCGGGCAGGAGAGGCGGGAGAGGGTCCACGCCGCGGTCGCCGAGATCCTGGCGGTGACCGAGGAGGCCGGGAGCCACGACGTACCCGTACTGCTCGGGCAGGCCTCCGTCGACCTGCTGCGTGCTCCCGCCGACGACGTCGAGGCCTGGGTCGACTTCGAGCTGCGCTCGGCCGAGTACTACAGCCTGCTGGCCGAGATCGCGGGCCGCGGTCCCGACCTCGCGGCGGCGGAGGGGTTCCTGCCCGGTGAGGTGGCCGAGCGGGTGCGCGCGCAGCCGCTCGACGACACCCTCCGCCGGGTCTCGTTGCGCGGCTACCAGTCCTTCGGCGCGCGCTTCGTGCTGGCCCAGCGGCGCGTCGTCCTCGGTGACGAGATGGGCCTCGGCAAGACCATCCAGGCCATCGCCGCCCTGGCGCACCTCGCCGCGACCGGGCAGAGCCACTTCATGGTGGTGTGCCCCGCGAGCGTGCTGATCAACTGGACGCGCGAGGTCTCGGCGCGCAGCGCCCTGCGGGCGATTCCGCTCCACGGTCCGGACCGGCAGGAGGCGTTCGCGGAGTGGAAGGACGGCGGCGGTGTCGCCGTCACGACGTACGACGCCCTGCGCGGCTTCCCCGTCCCCGGTGCCGGGGAGCTGGGCATGCTGGTCGTCGACGAGGCGCATTACGTGAAGAACCCGGAGGCCCGGCGGTCGAGAACGGTCGCCGAGTGGGCCGCGCAGTGCGAGCGGGTCCTCTTTCTCACGGGGACACCCATGGAGAACCGGGTCGCGGAGTTCCGCAGTCTCGTACGCCACCTCCAGCCCGAACTGGCCCCCGAGATCGGGGGAGTCGAGGGTGCCGTCGGCTCGCGTGCGTTCCGCAGGGCGGTGGCGCCGTGCTATCTGCGGCGCAACCAGGAGGATGTGCTCACCGAGTTGCCCAGCCTGCTGCACACGGACGAGTGGGAGGAGCTCAGCGCGGCGGATCTGGACGCCTACGCGGAGGCCGTGGACGCGGGCAACTTCATGGCGATGCGCCGGGCGGCGTACGTCCACGCGGAGAAGTCGGCGAAGCTCCAGCGGCTGCGCGAGCTGGTGGCCGAGGCGGCGGACAACGGGCTGAAGGTACTGGTCTTCTCCTACTTCCGCGATGTGCTGGAGACGGTGGGGAAGGCCCTGGGGCCGCAGGCGTACGGCCCGATCTCCGGCAGCGTGGCGCCCGGGCGGCGCCAGAACATCGTGGACGAGTTCAGTGCGGTGGCCGGGCATGCCGTGCTCCTCGCCCAGATCGAGGCCGGCGGGGTCGGGCTCAATCTTCAGGCGGCCTCCGTCGTGATCATCTGCGAGCCGCAGATCAAGCCGACCATCGAGCACCAGGCGGTGGCGCGCGCGCACCGGATGGGGCAGGTACGCGCCGTGCAGGTGCACCGGCTGCTCGCCACGAGCGGGGTGGACAAGCGGATGTTGGAGATCCTGGAGAACAAGTCACGGCTGTTCGACGCGTATGCGCGCCGCAGTGATGTCGCGGAGGCCACCCCCGACGCGATCGACATCTCGGACGGGTCGCTGGCCCGGCAGATCGTCGAGGAGGAACAGCGACGACTCGCGGCTCGGGGCTGA
- a CDS encoding DUF4326 domain-containing protein, with protein MTATTVVNLKGRRDDPGYADVVYVGRPMHRGGWHLAGSPLASPYRPGKDGTREEVVEMYRAHLLSRPDLLAMLPELRGRRLGCWCVPERCHAEVVAELADAGYGEEGGA; from the coding sequence ATGACCGCAACGACCGTCGTCAATCTCAAGGGCCGTCGCGACGACCCCGGCTACGCGGACGTCGTCTATGTCGGCCGGCCCATGCACCGCGGGGGCTGGCACCTCGCCGGATCCCCGCTGGCGAGCCCGTACCGGCCGGGGAAGGACGGCACCCGCGAGGAGGTGGTGGAGATGTACCGGGCCCATCTGCTGTCCCGGCCCGACCTGTTGGCGATGCTTCCCGAGCTGCGGGGCCGCCGGCTCGGCTGCTGGTGCGTGCCGGAGCGCTGCCATGCGGAGGTGGTGGCGGAACTGGCGGACGCGGGGTACGGCGAGGAGGGCGGGGCGTGA
- a CDS encoding PaaI family thioesterase, producing MPELTSLPERVEFTEPRSRTHTWSLPTSYEAAGRLTGLELLRLTIDGGLPQPPICGTLGFRLVEAAEGRAVFEGETGEHLLNPMGSVHGGYLATLLDSALGCAVMTTLAAGRAYTTVQLGVNLVRPVFADTERLRCEGTVIHVGRTTATAEARVTGADSGKLYAHATTTCAVFAWQGTS from the coding sequence ATGCCCGAGCTGACGAGCCTGCCCGAGAGGGTGGAGTTCACCGAGCCCCGGAGCCGTACCCACACCTGGTCCCTGCCCACGAGCTACGAGGCAGCGGGCCGGCTGACCGGGCTCGAACTGCTCCGCCTCACCATCGACGGCGGACTGCCGCAGCCGCCGATCTGCGGCACGCTCGGCTTCCGACTCGTCGAGGCAGCCGAGGGCCGCGCCGTGTTCGAAGGCGAAACCGGCGAGCACCTGCTCAACCCGATGGGCTCGGTCCACGGCGGCTACCTCGCGACGCTGCTCGACTCGGCCCTCGGCTGCGCCGTGATGACCACCCTGGCGGCCGGACGCGCCTACACGACGGTGCAGTTGGGGGTGAATCTGGTGCGCCCGGTGTTCGCCGACACCGAGCGGCTGCGCTGCGAGGGAACGGTGATCCACGTGGGCCGCACGACGGCGACCGCCGAGGCACGGGTGACCGGGGCCGACAGCGGCAAGCTGTACGCACACGCGACGACGACCTGCGCCGTGTTCGCCTGGCAGGGAACGTCCTGA
- a CDS encoding putative quinol monooxygenase, with protein MNIGLLARIEARPEYAGQVEAMLGDALRLARAEDHTVTWFAFKESETVFGVFDTFENEEGRTGHLRGRIAAALTEAAGTMLASPPDIRPVDLLAVKLP; from the coding sequence ATGAACATCGGACTGCTGGCCAGAATCGAGGCGCGGCCGGAGTACGCCGGCCAGGTCGAGGCGATGCTGGGCGACGCCCTGCGGCTCGCCCGCGCGGAGGACCACACCGTCACCTGGTTCGCGTTCAAGGAGAGCGAGACGGTCTTCGGGGTCTTCGACACCTTCGAGAACGAGGAGGGGCGGACGGGCCATCTGCGCGGCCGTATCGCCGCCGCGCTGACGGAGGCCGCGGGGACGATGCTCGCTTCGCCACCGGACATCCGGCCCGTCGACCTGCTGGCCGTCAAGCTCCCCTGA
- a CDS encoding GlxA family transcriptional regulator: MDVAVLVYDGVFDSGLSAVLDVIEGANAMRGELPQPPPAWQVTTVGFRRRIRTGAGHVVTTAPAARAEGAGLLIVPALAERRPEALLDHVGGPDSAAVRRLVSDARDRGTPVASACTGTFLLAESGVLDGRRATTSWWLAPVFRKRYPAVTLDETRMVTTSDGVTTAGAAFGHVDLALAVVRMGSPVLADLVARYLVVDERPSQSAYTIPSALAQSDPVVAAFERWVRVHLDGPVNVAEAAHSLGVSERTLQRTVRRVLGTSPVRFVQDLRVERASHLLRTTDLSLDSIARKVGYEHANTLRILLRERTGSTAATLRGR; this comes from the coding sequence ATGGATGTTGCGGTGCTCGTCTACGACGGCGTGTTCGATTCCGGGCTCTCGGCGGTGCTCGATGTGATCGAGGGGGCCAACGCGATGCGGGGCGAGCTTCCGCAGCCGCCGCCCGCCTGGCAGGTCACGACGGTCGGCTTCCGGCGGCGCATCCGTACGGGCGCGGGCCACGTCGTGACCACGGCGCCCGCAGCCCGGGCCGAGGGAGCCGGCCTGCTGATCGTGCCCGCGCTCGCGGAACGCCGCCCGGAGGCGCTGCTCGATCATGTCGGCGGCCCGGACTCGGCTGCCGTACGACGCCTCGTGTCCGATGCGCGTGACCGGGGGACGCCGGTCGCGTCCGCGTGTACGGGGACGTTCCTGCTCGCCGAATCGGGCGTACTCGACGGGCGCCGGGCGACGACCAGCTGGTGGCTGGCGCCGGTCTTCCGCAAGCGCTACCCGGCGGTGACGCTCGACGAGACGCGGATGGTCACCACATCGGACGGTGTGACGACGGCGGGCGCGGCGTTCGGGCACGTCGATCTGGCGCTCGCGGTCGTCCGGATGGGCAGCCCCGTCCTCGCGGACCTCGTGGCCCGCTACCTCGTCGTCGACGAGCGGCCCTCCCAGTCGGCGTACACCATCCCGAGCGCGCTGGCCCAGAGCGATCCGGTGGTCGCCGCCTTCGAACGGTGGGTGAGGGTGCATCTCGACGGCCCGGTGAACGTCGCCGAGGCCGCGCACTCCCTGGGTGTCAGCGAGCGCACCCTCCAGCGGACCGTGCGCCGGGTGCTCGGGACCTCGCCGGTGCGCTTCGTGCAGGACCTGCGGGTCGAGCGGGCCTCGCATCTGCTGCGGACGACCGATCTGTCCCTGGACTCCATCGCGCGGAAGGTCGGCTACGAGCACGCCAACACCCTGCGGATCCTGCTGCGCGAGCGCACCGGCAGCACGGCGGCGACGCTGCGAGGCCGCTGA
- a CDS encoding thiolase family protein, which yields MRDAVIVEAVRTPVGRGKPGGALHDEPPVDLLARTLLALVERTGIDPGLVDDVIGGCVTQVGDQAVNITRKAVLAAGFPESVPGMTVDRQCGSSQQAAHIAAQGVISGAYDIAIACGVESMSRVPMGSNVLPGSDPYGRRLAERYPDGLVGQGISAELIAARWKISREEMDAFALESHRRAAAAWESGEFDREVAWAGQRDESVRPGTSAQALAGLRSAYHDGPTGERFPEIGWQITAGNSSPVNDGAAALLIMGADVAERLGLRPRARFHSFAVAGDDPLLMLTAIMPASEKVLARAGLGIGDIDLFEVNEAFASVVLAWQRETGVEADRLNVRGGAIAIGHPLGASGARLMTTLLHNLEDRGGRYGLQTMCEAGGLANATIVERL from the coding sequence GTGCGGGACGCGGTGATCGTCGAAGCTGTTCGGACGCCGGTCGGCAGGGGAAAGCCGGGAGGGGCGCTGCACGACGAACCCCCCGTCGACCTGCTCGCCAGGACGCTCCTCGCGCTGGTGGAGCGCACCGGGATCGACCCCGGTCTGGTGGACGACGTCATCGGCGGATGCGTGACCCAGGTGGGCGACCAAGCCGTCAACATCACCCGGAAAGCGGTGCTCGCCGCCGGGTTCCCCGAGAGCGTCCCCGGCATGACCGTGGACCGTCAGTGCGGCTCCTCCCAGCAGGCCGCGCACATCGCGGCGCAAGGTGTGATCAGCGGGGCCTACGACATCGCCATCGCCTGTGGGGTCGAGTCGATGTCGCGGGTGCCGATGGGCTCCAACGTGCTGCCGGGCAGCGACCCGTACGGGCGACGGCTCGCCGAGCGCTACCCGGACGGCCTCGTCGGACAGGGCATCAGCGCCGAGTTGATCGCCGCGCGCTGGAAGATCTCCCGCGAGGAGATGGACGCCTTCGCGCTGGAGTCCCACCGCAGGGCCGCGGCCGCCTGGGAGTCGGGGGAGTTCGACCGCGAGGTCGCCTGGGCCGGGCAGCGGGACGAATCCGTACGGCCGGGGACCTCGGCGCAGGCGCTGGCCGGTCTGCGGTCGGCGTACCACGACGGCCCGACCGGCGAGCGCTTCCCCGAGATCGGCTGGCAGATCACGGCGGGCAACAGCTCACCGGTGAACGACGGCGCGGCCGCGCTGCTGATCATGGGTGCGGATGTCGCGGAGCGGCTGGGTCTGCGCCCGCGCGCCCGCTTCCACTCCTTCGCCGTGGCCGGGGACGATCCGCTGCTGATGCTCACGGCGATCATGCCCGCCAGTGAGAAGGTCCTCGCCCGGGCCGGGCTGGGCATCGGGGACATCGACCTGTTCGAGGTGAACGAGGCGTTCGCGTCGGTGGTGCTGGCCTGGCAGCGGGAGACGGGCGTGGAGGCCGACCGGCTGAACGTGCGGGGCGGCGCCATCGCGATCGGGCATCCGCTGGGCGCCAGCGGCGCGCGCCTGATGACCACGCTGCTGCACAACCTGGAGGACCGCGGCGGGAGGTACGGGCTTCAGACCATGTGCGAGGCCGGCGGCCTCGCCAACGCCACCATCGTCGAACGCCTCTGA
- a CDS encoding winged helix-turn-helix transcriptional regulator produces the protein MPKSAEPRECSIADALDLVGERWTLLAVRELTHGVRRFDQIIRNTGASRDILAARLRKLETAGAVRREQYSDRPARYEYHLTPAGQELGDVLLTLMKWGDRHLNAGDPPLTLQHACGETLEPEVVCAHCGQPARRGLHAPAGRGARKRD, from the coding sequence ATGCCGAAGAGCGCCGAGCCCAGGGAGTGCTCCATCGCGGATGCGCTCGACCTTGTCGGCGAGCGCTGGACACTGCTCGCCGTCCGCGAACTGACCCACGGTGTACGGCGCTTCGACCAGATCATCCGCAACACCGGGGCGTCCCGGGACATCCTCGCGGCCCGGCTGCGCAAGCTGGAGACGGCGGGGGCCGTGCGCCGGGAGCAGTACAGCGACCGGCCGGCGCGCTACGAGTACCACCTCACGCCCGCGGGGCAGGAGCTCGGGGACGTCCTCCTCACCCTGATGAAGTGGGGCGACCGGCACCTCAACGCCGGGGATCCGCCGCTGACGCTTCAGCACGCGTGCGGAGAGACGCTGGAGCCGGAGGTCGTCTGCGCCCACTGCGGACAGCCGGCCCGCCGCGGCCTGCACGCGCCCGCGGGCCGCGGAGCTCGGAAGCGGGACTGA
- a CDS encoding glycosyl hydrolase family 95 catalytic domain-containing protein — protein MTLSRISPLAPLVASALIATAFPAVSHAGTGTGPARPASAACESDTDPAWAPTSTTPEAAGDNHAYTGNGYLGIRVPPLGSGYAESAAKTGWPLFTPRYDGAFAAGLYAHNPATTADRQVLAALPTWTTLDVRVGDETFGPASRISGYRQTVFRRCGLVRTSLTWTTADGRATDLVLDVVTDRSDPHTGAVRLRLTPHWDGEPEVTDRLDWRGARRVTRTGENTFRTDGTATDGAVATALRRTRHGGVREYVKYVGVDTSLTSPDPRRSARAAARRAADRGWQRLMDANSAAWSTLWTADVLTPGRPELQTWLRSAQYGLLASSRRGSSDSLAPTGLTSDNYAGLVFWDAETWMFPGLLATRPELARPVVEYRYRTREAAAENAAKLGFKGLFYPWTSGGEGALWSECQSWNPPHCLTQNHLQGDVSLAVWQYYLATGDRGWLRERGWPLLKGIAEFWASRVTANPDGSYSVKDVAGPDEYSNGVDDGVFTNAGAATALRHAIRAARLLGESAPPEWRRTADGLRIPYDAERKIFLQYAGYNGSRIKQADTVLLTYPLEWPMEQGAGAATLDYYAERTDPDGPAMTDSVHAVDAAEIGEPGCSAYTYLQRSIRPFVRGPFATFAEARGDKAGADDPLAGSPAQDFLTGKGGFLQVFTHGLTGLRLREDGVRIAPTLPPQLTSGVTLRGLRWQGRTYDIALGARRTTVRLTQGEPFTLHTPAGPVLLKHSVTLPTRRPDLAPTDNAARCVTASASSEEPGMYAAAAVDGSPATAWVPDGATGTLMADLGRSTALASVTPRWTEVRPAAYTVEASKDAVHWAPFRPGAAVRHIRVTVRSKDAENPAGVRELTARRRG, from the coding sequence ATGACCCTCTCGCGGATCTCCCCCCTCGCACCACTGGTCGCGAGCGCCCTGATCGCCACGGCCTTCCCGGCCGTCTCGCACGCCGGGACCGGCACGGGGCCTGCGCGGCCCGCGTCCGCGGCCTGCGAGAGCGACACCGATCCCGCCTGGGCACCCACGTCCACCACGCCCGAGGCGGCCGGGGACAACCACGCGTACACCGGAAACGGCTACCTCGGCATCCGGGTGCCGCCTCTCGGTTCAGGCTACGCCGAGAGTGCGGCCAAGACCGGCTGGCCGCTGTTCACGCCCCGCTACGACGGTGCCTTCGCCGCCGGTCTGTACGCGCACAACCCCGCCACCACGGCCGACCGTCAGGTCCTCGCGGCCCTGCCCACCTGGACGACGCTCGACGTACGCGTGGGCGACGAGACCTTCGGACCGGCCTCGCGGATCTCCGGCTACCGCCAGACCGTCTTCCGGCGCTGCGGTCTCGTGCGCACTTCCCTGACCTGGACGACCGCCGACGGCCGGGCGACCGATCTGGTCCTCGACGTCGTCACCGACCGGTCCGATCCCCACACCGGGGCGGTACGGCTGCGGCTCACGCCGCACTGGGACGGCGAGCCGGAGGTCACCGACCGGCTCGACTGGCGCGGTGCCCGCCGGGTCACCCGCACCGGTGAGAACACCTTCCGCACGGACGGGACGGCGACGGACGGCGCGGTCGCCACGGCCCTTCGCCGCACGCGGCACGGCGGCGTCCGCGAGTACGTGAAGTACGTCGGCGTGGACACCTCGCTCACCTCGCCCGATCCCCGGCGCTCCGCACGGGCCGCCGCGCGGCGGGCCGCCGACCGCGGCTGGCAGCGGCTCATGGACGCCAACTCCGCGGCCTGGTCGACGCTGTGGACGGCGGACGTGCTCACCCCCGGGCGGCCGGAGCTGCAGACCTGGCTGCGCTCGGCGCAGTACGGCCTGCTGGCGAGTTCTCGCCGAGGTTCCTCCGACAGCCTCGCCCCGACCGGTCTGACGAGCGACAATTACGCGGGGCTGGTCTTCTGGGACGCGGAGACCTGGATGTTTCCGGGCCTGCTCGCCACCCGCCCGGAGCTGGCACGCCCGGTCGTCGAATACCGCTACCGCACCCGAGAAGCAGCCGCCGAGAACGCCGCCAAGCTCGGCTTCAAGGGCCTGTTCTACCCCTGGACCAGCGGCGGGGAGGGCGCCCTCTGGTCCGAGTGCCAGAGCTGGAATCCGCCGCACTGCCTCACCCAGAACCACCTCCAGGGCGATGTCTCGCTGGCCGTCTGGCAGTACTACCTGGCCACCGGCGACCGCGGCTGGCTGCGCGAGCGGGGCTGGCCGCTGCTGAAGGGCATCGCCGAGTTCTGGGCCTCGCGCGTCACCGCCAACCCGGACGGCAGCTACTCCGTCAAGGACGTGGCCGGCCCCGACGAGTACAGCAACGGCGTCGACGACGGGGTGTTCACCAACGCCGGTGCGGCCACCGCTCTGCGCCATGCGATCCGCGCCGCCCGGCTCCTCGGCGAGAGCGCGCCGCCGGAGTGGCGGAGGACGGCGGACGGTCTGCGCATTCCGTACGACGCGGAGCGGAAGATCTTCCTCCAGTACGCCGGCTACAACGGCTCGCGGATCAAGCAGGCCGACACCGTGCTGCTGACCTACCCGCTCGAATGGCCGATGGAGCAGGGCGCGGGCGCGGCCACCCTCGACTACTACGCGGAGCGCACCGACCCCGACGGCCCCGCGATGACCGACTCGGTCCACGCCGTCGACGCGGCGGAGATCGGCGAGCCGGGCTGCTCGGCGTACACCTATCTCCAGCGCTCGATCAGGCCGTTCGTCCGCGGCCCGTTCGCCACGTTCGCCGAGGCCCGGGGCGACAAGGCGGGTGCGGACGATCCGCTCGCGGGCTCGCCGGCACAGGACTTCCTCACCGGGAAGGGCGGCTTCCTTCAGGTCTTCACGCACGGTCTCACGGGCCTGCGGCTGCGGGAGGACGGGGTGCGGATCGCCCCGACGCTGCCGCCGCAGCTAACGAGCGGTGTCACCCTGCGGGGCCTTCGCTGGCAGGGGCGTACGTACGACATCGCACTCGGCGCGCGTCGGACGACGGTACGGCTGACGCAGGGCGAGCCGTTCACGCTGCACACCCCCGCCGGACCGGTCCTGCTGAAACACTCGGTCACCCTGCCCACGCGCCGCCCGGACCTCGCACCGACGGACAACGCGGCCCGGTGCGTCACGGCGTCCGCGTCCTCGGAGGAGCCCGGGATGTATGCGGCAGCGGCGGTGGACGGCAGTCCGGCAACGGCCTGGGTACCGGACGGCGCGACCGGCACGCTGATGGCGGACCTCGGCCGTTCGACGGCGCTCGCGTCGGTGACCCCGCGGTGGACCGAGGTGCGCCCCGCCGCGTACACCGTCGAGGCGTCGAAGGACGCCGTGCACTGGGCGCCGTTCAGGCCGGGCGCCGCGGTGCGGCACATCCGGGTGACGGTGCGCTCGAAGGACGCGGAGAACCCGGCGGGCGTACGGGAGTTGACGGCGCGGCGCAGGGGCTGA
- a CDS encoding cupin domain-containing protein — MSYPDPKYLGEKGEISATFRPVDTAADVVSGSGSRTHYLATGAATGGEFGLYRMDMAPRGGGPRTHFHKSISESFFVISGTVRLFNGESWIDGTAGDFLYVPQGGLHAFRNESDDPASMLILFTPGAPREEYFEKVAEVATEWSPEDQAEFYLRHDTFWTE; from the coding sequence ATGTCGTACCCGGACCCGAAGTACCTGGGCGAGAAAGGCGAGATCTCCGCGACGTTCCGCCCCGTGGACACCGCTGCCGACGTGGTGTCCGGGAGCGGCAGCCGTACGCACTACCTCGCCACGGGCGCGGCCACCGGCGGTGAGTTCGGGCTCTACCGGATGGACATGGCGCCGAGGGGCGGCGGTCCGCGGACGCACTTCCACAAGTCGATCTCGGAGTCGTTCTTCGTCATCTCGGGGACGGTGCGGCTGTTCAACGGCGAGAGCTGGATCGACGGGACGGCCGGTGACTTCCTCTACGTCCCGCAGGGCGGACTGCACGCCTTCCGCAACGAGTCGGACGATCCTGCGTCGATGCTGATCCTGTTCACGCCGGGGGCGCCGCGCGAGGAGTACTTCGAGAAGGTAGCGGAGGTGGCGACCGAGTGGTCGCCGGAGGACCAGGCGGAGTTCTACCTCCGGCACGACACGTTCTGGACGGAATGA
- a CDS encoding S8 family peptidase, protein MSVMRHSRRRLAAVSATAVAALAFGTVSALPAGAAEPAPSGVIQNAGAPGAVKGSYIVTLRESAADAGSTAGRALAAGYGAKIRKTYSAALNGYSVQLSEAQARKFAVDPAVESVVQNRVFKATATQPNPPSWGLDRIDQRALPVNRSYTYPDTAGEGVTAYIIDTGVRITHSDFGGRASYGFDAIDNDNTAQDGNGHGTHVAGTVAGTAHGVAKKARIVGVRVLDNSGSGTTEQVVAGIDWVTRNAVKPAVANLSLGGGVDPALDTAVRNSIASGVTYAIAAGNDGANASNYSPARVTEAITVGSTTSTDARSSFSNYGTVLDIFAPGSSITSSWNTGDAATNTISGTSMATPHVAGAAALYLAANRTATPAQVSTALTTAATSGVVGSPGTGSPNRLLYVGGTDTPPPGKKFENTADYTISDNATVESPVTVSGVTGNAPAALSVPVDIKHTYIGDLRIDLVTPDGTVYNLKAYGTGGSADNVITTYTVNASSEVANGTWKLRVGDNAAQDVGKIDSWALQF, encoded by the coding sequence ATGTCAGTGATGCGTCATTCGCGTCGAAGACTCGCCGCGGTCAGTGCGACAGCCGTCGCGGCACTCGCGTTCGGCACCGTCTCCGCCCTCCCGGCCGGTGCGGCCGAGCCGGCGCCGTCAGGTGTCATCCAGAACGCGGGCGCCCCCGGCGCCGTCAAGGGCAGCTACATCGTCACGCTGCGCGAATCCGCGGCCGACGCCGGCTCCACCGCCGGCAGGGCGCTCGCCGCCGGGTACGGCGCGAAGATCCGCAAGACCTACAGCGCCGCGCTGAACGGCTACTCCGTCCAGCTCTCCGAGGCGCAGGCCCGGAAGTTCGCCGTGGACCCGGCCGTTGAGTCCGTCGTACAGAACCGCGTCTTCAAGGCGACCGCCACCCAGCCCAACCCGCCGTCCTGGGGCCTGGACCGGATCGACCAGCGCGCTCTGCCGGTCAACCGGAGCTACACCTATCCGGACACCGCGGGTGAGGGAGTGACCGCGTACATCATCGACACCGGTGTACGGATCACCCACAGCGACTTCGGCGGCCGGGCGTCGTACGGCTTCGACGCCATCGACAACGACAACACCGCGCAGGACGGCAACGGCCACGGCACACACGTCGCCGGCACCGTCGCGGGTACCGCCCACGGTGTGGCCAAGAAGGCCAGGATCGTCGGCGTGCGCGTACTGGACAACAGCGGCTCGGGCACGACCGAGCAGGTCGTCGCCGGCATCGACTGGGTGACGCGCAACGCCGTCAAGCCGGCTGTCGCCAACCTGAGCCTGGGCGGCGGCGTCGACCCCGCCCTCGACACCGCGGTGCGCAACTCCATAGCCTCCGGCGTCACCTACGCCATCGCGGCGGGCAACGACGGTGCCAACGCCTCGAACTACTCGCCCGCACGCGTCACCGAGGCCATCACCGTCGGCTCCACCACCAGCACCGACGCGCGCTCCAGCTTCTCCAACTACGGCACGGTGCTGGACATCTTCGCGCCGGGCTCGTCCATCACCTCGTCCTGGAACACCGGTGACGCGGCGACGAACACCATCTCCGGCACCTCGATGGCCACACCGCATGTCGCCGGCGCGGCCGCGCTGTACCTCGCGGCCAACCGGACCGCGACCCCGGCCCAGGTCTCCACGGCCCTGACCACCGCCGCCACCAGCGGTGTGGTGGGCAGCCCGGGCACGGGTTCGCCGAACCGCCTGCTGTACGTGGGCGGCACCGACACCCCGCCCCCGGGGAAGAAGTTCGAGAACACCGCCGACTACACGATCAGCGACAACGCCACGGTCGAGTCGCCCGTCACGGTCAGCGGCGTCACCGGCAACGCGCCCGCGGCGCTGAGCGTTCCGGTCGACATCAAGCACACGTACATCGGTGACCTGCGCATCGACCTGGTCACACCCGACGGCACGGTCTACAACCTCAAGGCGTACGGCACGGGCGGCAGCGCGGACAACGTGATCACCACGTACACCGTGAACGCGTCGTCGGAGGTCGCCAACGGCACCTGGAAGCTCCGGGTCGGCGACAACGCCGCCCAGGACGTCGGCAAGATCGACTCGTGGGCGCTGCAGTTCTGA